From Paraflavitalea devenefica, the proteins below share one genomic window:
- a CDS encoding T9SS type A sorting domain-containing protein gives MRYFISIWMLLTSYPILAQDLALALPGGDILQPVSGCSLSSAENVSVRIFNFGPDLPAGSFFNVSYTINGGTSTTEQVVLSSGLLSHSSFTYTFVTPGNLSAPGNYILDAVVSISGDINPTNNALSGRVVTNAASTVGGDVNADQAICGVINSGSLSLSGHTGSISRWETSEDGGITWRYVSQTTTQQNFLNLKTTTRYRAVVKNGTCAEATSSDATVVIMCALPLTWISFEARRAGNNVELDWQTANEVNTSHFVIERAADDHSFHTISTVPAQTLSGHYQFTDRGAPVTALAYRIRQVDLDSRYHYSPIRSILEVSSAPSLVFRNNPVITGMLSFDMKGYSNGNAVITIFDRSGKKIKSAEVRLNQRNQTIHIPVHGVAAGIYLLTIQSGNLFKQKKFIISQ, from the coding sequence ATGCGCTATTTCATCAGTATATGGATGCTTTTGACAAGCTACCCGATCCTGGCGCAGGATCTGGCACTCGCCCTGCCTGGAGGTGATATTCTTCAGCCTGTAAGCGGATGCTCACTCAGCAGCGCTGAAAATGTTTCGGTACGAATTTTCAATTTCGGTCCCGATCTCCCTGCCGGTTCCTTTTTTAATGTGAGCTATACTATCAATGGAGGCACTTCCACCACCGAACAAGTAGTACTTTCATCCGGTCTTTTATCTCATTCTTCTTTTACGTACACTTTTGTTACACCGGGTAACCTTTCCGCACCCGGCAATTATATTTTAGATGCTGTCGTGTCGATTTCCGGCGATATCAATCCAACCAATAATGCGCTCAGCGGTCGTGTTGTTACCAATGCTGCCTCCACTGTGGGTGGGGACGTAAACGCCGACCAGGCCATCTGTGGTGTTATCAATAGCGGTAGCCTTTCATTAAGCGGTCATACCGGCAGTATCAGCCGCTGGGAAACCTCAGAAGACGGAGGCATTACCTGGCGTTATGTTTCACAGACCACCACGCAGCAAAACTTCCTTAACCTTAAAACTACCACACGATACCGTGCCGTGGTAAAGAACGGTACCTGTGCTGAAGCAACGTCCTCTGACGCCACCGTCGTCATCATGTGCGCATTGCCTCTTACGTGGATCAGCTTTGAGGCCCGGCGGGCAGGCAACAACGTTGAACTGGATTGGCAAACAGCCAATGAAGTGAATACCAGTCATTTTGTTATCGAACGGGCTGCAGATGATCATTCGTTTCATACTATCAGTACTGTTCCGGCACAAACGCTATCAGGGCATTATCAATTCACTGACCGTGGTGCACCGGTTACAGCATTGGCGTACAGGATCAGGCAGGTAGATCTGGACAGCAGGTATCATTACTCGCCTATACGAAGCATCCTGGAAGTAAGCAGCGCGCCATCACTTGTATTCAGGAATAACCCGGTGATCACTGGTATGCTGTCGTTCGATATGAAAGGATATTCAAATGGAAATGCCGTTATCACTATTTTCGATAGGAGCGGTAAAAAGATAAAATCAGCCGAAGTCCGGTTAAATCAACGTAATCAGACCATTCATATACCAGTACACGGAGTAGCAGCAGGGATCTATTTATTGACCATACAATCAGGGAATTTATTTAAACAGAAGAAATTCATAATATCGCAATAG
- a CDS encoding AAA family ATPase, whose translation MTDSISAIREDQNDSPVPDNGTAVPSATTIWQELDTWAQNFRPWQRYILGRIIHSGRIADAEIEQAYQLFLRDYNLASSPIDIEVPQVITGRPATASPVPVLLVGIRALRSVNALPPTFELTFSNGLTVIYGRNGAGKSGVVRVLSNICFSRMQHTVLPNIYDDSIDQPRPSAEIIMNTGSGNQQVTFIIGDNTANTELKRISIFDTPVARNHLVEQGPLRFRPAGFDVFPEMARAYGLLSTRLATDITGKTKENTFARSFIGPVSPVSTFITSLSANTDLTVLRNLAAFGDMERARLEEVQRQIRELQSQSVAGAIIQLQGAKRDINLLINNLQQSSALLTEEKRVEYRAQLNDFITKAKAVAENGAGSFSTDFFKSIGTTQWEAFLSAAQALANTESTNYPQEQDHCLLCHRPLGEASINLIKRFWGFLASDAKRQMEQASAVIDGTVRAIEAVNLEFFSESTTVRDHVERLNPVLSRQTTELLQTLQADRDTIIQVLQTGAGEIPTAAFIDLTDSYTALTTQIDTDIARLREQTAEAALQALEAERINLEHKQVLNQLLPDIEIYINDLEWIREVSDVPKRSLNPRPITDKETQLSSSLIAEGYQERFSQECELLECDLPVEFRTQGSRGQTVKSLSMKGGHSPERVLSEGEQRAIALADFLTEVALNPANAGIIVDDPVTSQDHDRKEKIAERLVNESKVRQVIIFTHDLVFLNMLVAAAKEAHVGILTHWVHRDSTGRPGVVSLDDSPDLTPQYRNTQKAASTLVEANAATGSEQEKLIRRGMSELRRTIEEVVPHYLFKEVIKRWTDRVLVTSLKRINWDHTLVQEIESIYEELSAIIEGHTHTEERAGAPPEPRHLEAMITRVNEIIGKARRERQNN comes from the coding sequence ATGACGGATAGCATAAGCGCAATCAGGGAAGATCAGAATGATTCCCCTGTACCAGATAACGGTACTGCGGTTCCCTCAGCCACCACTATATGGCAGGAGCTCGATACCTGGGCTCAAAATTTCAGGCCGTGGCAGAGATATATTCTTGGCCGTATCATTCACTCTGGTAGAATAGCTGATGCAGAAATCGAGCAGGCGTATCAATTATTTTTACGAGATTATAATCTGGCTTCCTCTCCCATTGATATTGAGGTTCCACAGGTTATCACTGGAAGACCAGCAACAGCGAGCCCCGTACCAGTATTACTTGTCGGCATTCGTGCGTTGCGCTCCGTCAACGCCCTACCCCCAACTTTTGAACTAACTTTTTCAAACGGCCTTACTGTTATTTATGGTAGAAATGGTGCGGGCAAAAGCGGGGTAGTACGGGTATTATCCAATATCTGCTTTAGCCGCATGCAGCATACAGTTTTGCCGAACATTTACGATGATAGCATCGACCAACCCCGGCCGAGTGCTGAAATCATCATGAATACTGGCTCTGGAAATCAACAGGTTACCTTTATTATTGGAGACAACACCGCAAATACAGAGCTAAAGAGAATATCCATTTTTGATACTCCAGTTGCTCGCAATCATTTGGTTGAACAGGGCCCATTACGTTTTAGGCCAGCCGGCTTTGATGTTTTTCCAGAAATGGCCAGGGCCTATGGGCTTTTATCCACTCGCCTTGCCACTGATATTACGGGTAAAACCAAGGAAAATACCTTTGCAAGAAGTTTTATTGGGCCTGTAAGTCCTGTTTCCACGTTCATTACTTCTTTGAGTGCCAATACGGATTTAACCGTTCTAAGAAACCTTGCTGCTTTTGGAGATATGGAGCGGGCAAGGCTGGAAGAAGTTCAGCGCCAGATAAGGGAATTACAATCTCAGTCTGTTGCAGGTGCTATAATACAATTACAAGGCGCAAAACGTGATATTAATTTGTTAATAAACAACTTACAACAATCAAGCGCATTGCTGACAGAAGAAAAGAGAGTAGAATACCGTGCTCAGCTAAATGACTTCATCACCAAAGCCAAAGCGGTAGCAGAAAATGGTGCAGGCTCATTCAGCACCGATTTTTTTAAGAGCATCGGTACAACTCAATGGGAAGCTTTTTTGTCTGCTGCGCAAGCTCTTGCAAACACAGAATCAACTAATTACCCACAAGAGCAAGACCATTGTTTACTATGTCATAGACCATTAGGTGAAGCATCCATCAATCTCATTAAAAGATTTTGGGGATTTCTTGCCAGTGACGCCAAACGTCAAATGGAGCAGGCCAGCGCTGTTATTGACGGTACCGTAAGAGCCATTGAAGCAGTTAATCTGGAATTTTTCTCGGAAAGCACGACAGTAAGAGATCACGTTGAACGCCTGAATCCTGTCTTGTCAAGGCAAACAACTGAGTTGTTACAAACTCTTCAGGCAGACCGTGATACGATAATACAGGTACTTCAGACTGGTGCAGGAGAAATACCAACTGCCGCTTTTATCGACTTAACTGATTCATATACAGCACTTACTACGCAAATTGACACTGATATTGCCCGTTTGCGAGAGCAAACAGCAGAAGCTGCATTACAAGCATTAGAGGCAGAACGCATTAACCTGGAACATAAACAGGTTTTGAATCAGCTTTTGCCTGATATAGAAATCTATATTAATGATTTAGAATGGATTAGAGAAGTTTCTGATGTACCTAAACGCAGTCTTAATCCCCGTCCAATAACTGATAAGGAAACACAACTATCTTCCTCTCTTATTGCAGAAGGTTATCAGGAACGCTTTTCACAAGAATGTGAGTTGTTGGAATGTGATCTTCCGGTAGAATTTAGAACACAGGGAAGCCGTGGTCAGACAGTCAAATCTTTATCTATGAAGGGCGGACATAGCCCGGAAAGAGTTTTAAGTGAGGGGGAACAACGGGCTATTGCTCTTGCTGATTTCTTAACAGAGGTTGCTTTGAACCCAGCAAATGCAGGAATAATAGTAGATGATCCAGTAACATCACAAGACCATGACCGAAAGGAAAAAATTGCGGAACGGCTTGTAAATGAGTCAAAAGTACGACAGGTTATAATATTTACCCATGATCTTGTATTTCTGAATATGCTTGTAGCGGCTGCAAAAGAGGCCCATGTTGGAATACTAACTCATTGGGTACATAGAGACAGCACTGGTAGACCTGGGGTAGTTTCGCTGGATGATAGCCCTGACCTTACTCCTCAATATCGCAACACTCAAAAAGCTGCAAGCACCCTGGTAGAAGCAAATGCAGCAACAGGGTCTGAACAGGAAAAATTAATTCGCAGGGGAATGAGCGAATTACGCCGTACAATTGAAGAAGTAGTTCCTCACTACTTATTTAAGGAAGTTATAAAGCGGTGGACAGATCGAGTACTGGTTACTTCCCTCAAAAGAATAAACTGGGATCATACGCTTGTACAAGAGATAGAAAGTATCTACGAGGAACTTTCTGCTATCATTGAGGGGCATACTCACACGGAAGAAAGGGCTGGTGCACCACCAGAACCCAGGCATCTTGAAGCAATGATAACCCGGGTAAATGAAATAATTGGCAAAGCAAGAAGAGAAAGACAGAATAACTAA
- a CDS encoding type II toxin-antitoxin system RelE/ParE family toxin yields the protein MIQSINHKGLRLFYEKGNGSKLPAEYLMKIAWVLDALDAVTSEDDIKQLGSGIHKLTGNMAGFWSIKISPNYRIVFRLQKGDIYDVDYLDYH from the coding sequence ATGATACAGTCCATTAATCACAAGGGCTTACGGCTTTTCTATGAAAAAGGAAACGGCTCAAAGCTTCCGGCTGAATATCTGATGAAGATTGCTTGGGTACTGGACGCACTGGATGCTGTAACGTCAGAAGACGATATAAAACAGCTTGGATCGGGCATTCATAAACTGACAGGAAATATGGCAGGTTTCTGGTCGATAAAAATCAGCCCTAATTACCGGATCGTATTCCGGCTGCAAAAGGGCGATATTTATGACGTTGACTACCTGGACTATCATTAA
- a CDS encoding HigA family addiction module antitoxin, translated as MLKRGLPPSHPGAILRELFMKERNLTVTELAKGLGMTRANLSAIINMRAGISPEVAVKLSEAFGNSAGFWINLQNNYELWHAEKKVKRSSIQHFRLPGSSRQTAHTQ; from the coding sequence ATGTTGAAACGAGGATTACCCCCATCACACCCCGGCGCCATCTTGCGTGAGCTTTTTATGAAGGAACGCAATTTGACTGTGACGGAACTTGCAAAAGGTTTAGGCATGACCCGAGCCAATCTATCTGCCATTATCAATATGCGCGCTGGAATAAGCCCGGAAGTAGCGGTAAAGTTATCCGAGGCTTTCGGTAATTCGGCGGGGTTCTGGATTAACTTACAAAACAATTATGAACTGTGGCATGCGGAGAAAAAGGTCAAGCGTTCTTCCATACAGCATTTTCGCTTGCCGGGAAGCAGCAGGCAAACGGCCCACACACAGTAA
- a CDS encoding RNA polymerase sigma factor, with product MEHSNELLLPGDDEQAFTKLYELYWEKLYVIARNRLNDRAVAEDIVHDVFLALWKNRKNTSIRSLENYLVTATKYLVLTHIKKKAYAEKYVQEAGKMAHPSFDSTLNDALHHRRILELVQKEIDLLPEKCKLIFQYSREEGMSAKEIAAVLELSKKTVDNQIQKALDRIRGRLKQVLSSLFSLLP from the coding sequence ATGGAGCATTCTAACGAATTGTTATTGCCTGGGGATGATGAACAGGCTTTTACCAAACTGTATGAGCTATACTGGGAAAAGTTATATGTTATTGCCCGGAACCGGTTGAACGATCGGGCTGTTGCTGAAGATATAGTACATGATGTATTTCTGGCCTTATGGAAAAACAGGAAAAATACCAGCATCCGTTCCCTGGAGAATTATCTTGTCACAGCAACCAAGTACCTGGTGCTGACACACATAAAAAAGAAAGCTTACGCAGAGAAATACGTGCAGGAAGCTGGTAAGATGGCCCATCCATCGTTTGATAGTACCCTGAACGATGCCCTGCACCACAGAAGAATACTTGAATTGGTACAAAAAGAAATTGATCTGCTGCCTGAAAAATGCAAACTTATTTTTCAATACAGTCGTGAAGAAGGAATGAGCGCAAAGGAAATAGCAGCAGTGCTCGAGCTGAGTAAGAAAACGGTAGATAACCAGATCCAGAAAGCCTTAGACCGCATTCGCGGGCGATTAAAACAGGTACTGTCTTCCCTATTCTCGCTATTACCATAA
- a CDS encoding RagB/SusD family nutrient uptake outer membrane protein encodes MIRNIFFYTLLLLCLLVLSCKKYLDVVPKEIVTEKDIYKNIITAERAWANMYTSLATNSTDVYGNTNTGACTDECKNHWESVPELKFNSGAWGPTDNTLSNWTTAYQFIRRANIFLKNIDQTPIPQDRADYYQARIPQYKAEVRFLRAKLYFELFRRFGAVPLLGDTITDVSVNIPDGVKTRRPVDEVVSYIVAELDQAAPVLPIDYTDNPGETGRITRGAAMALKAITLVYAASPLFNGNTLYAPVKNTDGTQLFPQTYDKEKWKKAADAAKAVLDMNVYALNNPNPSNPIDNYARLFFSREYKETILPLLLGTTRELDQNLQPNGKDAQGSGGSGKYSVLQELIDAYEMNNGLPISDPNSGYQKDGSWNGKLWDGKAFRQATNVSNMYKNRDPRFYASINFHYTWWDSANHRRPLKYAYFGNNGGASDGWPKTGTNCESGYTWRKWTDPGVNMKGSGTANRNFPVIRLADIYLIYAEAMNEYLDAPTQEVYDAINKVRTRVSMPALPVAGTNDNTQEGMRQRIRNERRVEFALEGQRFWDVRRWLIAKTVDNGPVHGLNARPTSAELQATGLDPGSEAAGVAVFYKPVVIQNRVFLDRHYLMPVPQNEIDKGGGMLVQNFGW; translated from the coding sequence ATGATACGCAATATATTTTTTTATACGTTACTGCTGCTTTGCCTGCTGGTCCTATCCTGCAAAAAATACCTTGATGTGGTGCCCAAGGAAATTGTTACAGAGAAAGATATTTACAAAAACATTATTACGGCAGAGCGGGCCTGGGCCAATATGTACACTTCACTGGCTACCAATTCCACAGATGTTTATGGCAATACCAACACCGGCGCCTGTACTGACGAGTGTAAAAACCACTGGGAAAGTGTTCCTGAGTTAAAGTTCAACTCCGGGGCCTGGGGACCAACGGATAATACATTGAGTAACTGGACAACGGCTTATCAATTTATACGAAGGGCCAATATTTTCCTGAAGAATATTGATCAGACGCCTATACCACAGGACAGGGCAGATTACTACCAGGCAAGGATCCCTCAATATAAAGCTGAAGTGCGGTTTTTGAGGGCTAAGCTGTATTTTGAATTATTCAGACGCTTTGGCGCAGTGCCGCTTTTGGGAGATACCATCACAGATGTAAGCGTCAATATCCCTGATGGTGTAAAGACCAGAAGGCCCGTAGATGAGGTAGTAAGTTATATAGTAGCAGAGCTGGACCAGGCTGCGCCGGTTTTGCCTATTGATTATACTGATAACCCGGGGGAAACGGGCCGGATCACCCGGGGTGCGGCCATGGCATTAAAAGCCATCACCTTGGTATATGCTGCCAGTCCCCTGTTTAACGGGAATACCCTATATGCCCCTGTAAAAAATACAGACGGCACACAATTGTTCCCGCAAACCTATGATAAAGAAAAATGGAAGAAAGCTGCTGATGCTGCCAAGGCTGTGCTGGACATGAATGTTTATGCACTCAACAATCCCAACCCTTCCAATCCAATAGACAATTATGCACGGCTGTTCTTTTCGCGCGAGTATAAAGAAACCATTTTGCCATTGTTGTTAGGCACCACGCGGGAGCTTGATCAAAATCTTCAGCCCAATGGCAAGGATGCTCAAGGCTCAGGCGGATCCGGGAAATACAGTGTATTACAGGAACTGATAGACGCTTATGAGATGAACAATGGGCTGCCCATTTCCGATCCCAATTCCGGGTATCAAAAAGACGGCTCCTGGAATGGGAAGCTTTGGGATGGGAAAGCATTCCGGCAGGCCACTAATGTTTCAAATATGTACAAGAACCGGGACCCGCGTTTTTATGCCAGTATTAATTTCCATTATACATGGTGGGACTCGGCCAACCATCGCAGACCCCTTAAGTATGCCTATTTTGGGAATAACGGAGGCGCTTCCGATGGCTGGCCCAAAACGGGTACCAACTGTGAAAGCGGGTATACCTGGAGAAAGTGGACTGACCCGGGGGTAAACATGAAAGGGAGCGGTACCGCCAACAGGAATTTCCCCGTGATCCGCCTGGCTGATATTTATCTTATTTATGCAGAAGCCATGAATGAGTACCTGGATGCTCCTACACAAGAGGTGTATGATGCCATCAATAAGGTAAGGACGAGGGTGTCAATGCCCGCGCTGCCTGTTGCCGGCACCAATGATAATACCCAGGAAGGAATGCGGCAAAGGATCAGGAATGAACGGCGTGTGGAATTTGCTTTGGAGGGACAACGTTTTTGGGATGTGCGCCGCTGGTTGATTGCCAAAACCGTAGACAATGGCCCGGTGCATGGCCTCAATGCACGTCCTACCTCGGCAGAACTTCAGGCCACCGGGCTTGACCCAGGTAGCGAGGCGGCTGGTGTAGCCGTGTTTTATAAGCCGGTAGTTATACAAAACCGGGTATTTTTAGACCGGCACTACCTCATGCCGGTACCTCAAAACGAAATTGATAAGGGAGGAGGGATGCTGGTACAAAACTTTGGATGGTAG
- a CDS encoding TonB-dependent receptor: MKLLSCLILAATLQTSARTNAQTVTLKGNKLQLQTIFETIKDQTGYSFVYDENLLKNELPVSINVMKAPLRDVLDHCFKNQPFTYEIKYNIVVVKRREVPLSQKPVTREMPPPVNIQATGTIYNNIGEPLVGATISIKGTPISVVTDNAGKFSIAVPEAGATLVISYVNYIPQEMKVMATTRFPIDIILQLQAKSNEEVVVIGYGTQKRKYLTGSVASIGPRELRQSPVANVSNSLAGRLPGLITVQNSGEPGADGANLYIRGLSTTGNNSPIILVDGIQRSFGDVDPNEIADISILKDAGSTAIYGINGANGVILVTTRRGSFSKPRVSVTLQNGWQSPTRLPKYADAYDGLTMYREGLINDGLPVAIQYTDSVLKYYRDRSKPAYEYVYPNVDWVDAMLKPYSLMQQANINVTGGNEFAKYFVSMGYLRQNGQYKYEDQIEDYNMQAVTNKYNFRSNIDLQISRDLSMELGLGAIVRDRNYPGANASDIFATIKSTPAWWYSIVNPDGSPAAFTSGPASPYALLTQSGYQRNFETNLQSTAGFKWDMRYFLPGLSSRVRFSFDNTNYRNVSRPLSRRTFLYRLKPGVIADTVTNPAASGTYQVIENGDNTLGYNVGANGSRRSTLEAYLNYDRVIGKHTIQAMALYTQSSFFDAIGGGSENAIRGLPFKNQGVIGRVMYNYDNRYTVQVSAAYNGAENFPAGKRFGLFPAVSAGWDIAQEKFIEESDGLGFIDQIKIRGSYGIAGSSTLPRDNDGNPVRFSYLSQWNPSASGYQFGVNRDGNSYGGVAEVRIPNLVLTWEKGYKTDIGLDLGLWRGGLNLTAEYFHERRENILVYSELIPASVGLANAPALNAATVNKHGFDVSVEHRREFSKQGYAVRVNYSYVKNKIAYYAQPAFTGREWQARAGTEIGSIYGYTAIGLFRDSADIAKSPSQSVFGNTKPGDIKYKDINGDGIINTVDAGYLSGKRNQPTSILGVSLSYHYAGLDVSVLFQGALGGSLLVNGSGIFPFSRFAGVLAEVKDNHWVPSNPDGNYKYPRLSSQDNTNNQANSTFWIFSSDYLRLKTVEIGYSIPKYWLTKIGFNNVRVFVNGINLVTWDKLKIFDPEIANSGTGTYPQQRVINTGLNFSF, encoded by the coding sequence ATGAAACTTTTGAGTTGTCTCATTCTTGCCGCCACGTTACAGACAAGTGCCCGCACTAATGCGCAAACAGTAACCTTGAAAGGCAATAAGCTTCAGCTGCAGACGATCTTTGAGACCATCAAAGATCAAACAGGTTACTCCTTTGTATATGACGAAAACCTGCTGAAAAACGAATTGCCTGTAAGCATCAACGTAATGAAGGCCCCCCTGCGGGATGTCCTGGACCATTGCTTTAAAAACCAACCTTTTACCTACGAGATAAAATACAATATAGTAGTAGTAAAAAGAAGAGAAGTACCCTTGTCCCAAAAGCCGGTTACGCGGGAGATGCCCCCACCCGTCAATATTCAGGCAACCGGTACCATTTATAATAATATCGGAGAGCCATTGGTGGGCGCTACTATCAGCATTAAGGGAACGCCCATATCTGTGGTTACCGACAATGCCGGCAAGTTTTCAATAGCTGTTCCGGAAGCTGGCGCTACTCTCGTAATAAGTTATGTAAACTATATTCCGCAGGAAATGAAAGTGATGGCCACCACACGGTTTCCTATTGACATAATCCTGCAATTACAGGCAAAAAGTAATGAAGAAGTAGTGGTGATCGGATATGGTACGCAAAAGCGAAAATACCTGACAGGTTCCGTTGCCTCTATTGGTCCCAGGGAATTGCGTCAGAGCCCGGTGGCTAATGTCAGCAACTCATTGGCCGGGCGTTTACCGGGTCTGATCACCGTGCAAAACAGTGGGGAGCCGGGTGCCGATGGGGCCAATCTTTATATCCGTGGATTAAGTACCACCGGCAATAACAGCCCGATCATTTTGGTGGATGGTATTCAACGGTCTTTTGGTGATGTTGATCCCAATGAGATTGCAGATATCAGCATCCTGAAAGATGCAGGCTCTACTGCTATTTATGGGATCAATGGCGCCAATGGGGTCATATTGGTTACCACAAGAAGGGGAAGCTTTTCCAAACCCCGGGTAAGTGTGACGCTGCAAAACGGCTGGCAAAGCCCTACCAGATTACCCAAATATGCAGATGCTTATGATGGACTTACCATGTACCGCGAGGGCTTGATCAATGATGGATTACCGGTTGCCATACAATATACAGATTCGGTACTTAAGTATTATCGTGACAGAAGCAAGCCTGCTTATGAATACGTTTATCCTAATGTGGACTGGGTAGATGCCATGTTAAAACCCTATTCATTAATGCAGCAGGCGAATATTAATGTAACCGGAGGTAATGAATTTGCCAAGTACTTTGTATCCATGGGTTACTTAAGGCAAAACGGGCAGTATAAGTATGAAGACCAGATCGAAGATTATAATATGCAGGCCGTTACTAATAAGTATAATTTCAGATCGAATATTGACCTGCAAATTTCAAGAGATCTGAGTATGGAGTTAGGGCTGGGCGCCATTGTAAGAGACCGGAATTATCCGGGGGCCAATGCCAGTGATATTTTTGCCACTATCAAATCAACACCTGCCTGGTGGTATTCTATTGTCAACCCGGATGGCAGCCCGGCAGCATTCACCAGCGGACCAGCATCGCCTTATGCACTACTAACCCAGTCGGGATACCAGCGTAATTTTGAAACCAACCTCCAGTCCACCGCCGGTTTCAAGTGGGATATGCGGTACTTTCTTCCCGGCCTGAGCTCAAGGGTGCGGTTTTCGTTCGACAATACCAATTACCGGAATGTAAGCCGTCCGTTATCAAGAAGGACGTTCCTTTACAGACTAAAGCCAGGCGTAATAGCCGATACGGTGACTAACCCCGCTGCCAGCGGAACTTACCAGGTTATCGAAAACGGGGACAATACACTGGGGTATAATGTAGGCGCCAATGGAAGCAGAAGGAGTACCCTGGAGGCCTATTTAAATTATGACCGCGTTATCGGAAAGCATACGATACAGGCCATGGCACTTTATACCCAGTCCTCCTTTTTTGACGCGATAGGCGGCGGCAGCGAAAATGCCATTCGCGGGCTTCCTTTTAAGAACCAGGGTGTTATTGGGCGTGTCATGTATAACTACGATAACCGGTATACGGTGCAGGTATCGGCGGCCTATAATGGCGCAGAGAACTTTCCTGCCGGGAAACGATTCGGGCTTTTTCCTGCCGTATCTGCAGGCTGGGATATTGCCCAGGAAAAATTCATCGAAGAGAGCGATGGCCTTGGGTTTATTGACCAGATAAAGATAAGAGGGTCCTATGGTATAGCAGGTTCCTCTACTTTGCCCCGGGACAATGATGGTAACCCGGTACGGTTTTCTTATTTAAGCCAATGGAATCCCAGCGCTTCCGGCTACCAGTTTGGTGTAAACCGGGACGGGAACAGTTATGGAGGTGTTGCTGAAGTGCGTATTCCCAACCTTGTGCTGACCTGGGAAAAAGGTTATAAAACGGATATAGGATTGGACCTGGGGCTGTGGAGAGGCGGCCTGAACCTGACAGCAGAGTATTTCCATGAAAGACGGGAAAATATCCTGGTCTATTCTGAACTGATCCCTGCCTCTGTTGGGCTGGCCAATGCCCCGGCCTTGAATGCCGCTACTGTTAATAAACATGGCTTTGATGTGTCTGTTGAGCACCGGAGAGAATTTAGCAAACAGGGATACGCAGTAAGGGTCAACTATTCCTATGTAAAAAATAAAATAGCTTACTACGCCCAACCAGCCTTTACCGGCAGAGAATGGCAGGCAAGGGCTGGTACAGAAATAGGATCCATTTATGGCTATACAGCCATTGGTTTATTCAGAGATAGCGCAGATATAGCCAAGAGCCCTTCTCAGTCTGTTTTTGGAAATACCAAACCGGGGGATATCAAATACAAGGATATCAATGGAGATGGGATCATTAACACAGTTGATGCAGGCTATCTTTCCGGAAAACGGAACCAACCTACTTCTATTTTGGGCGTAAGCCTTTCCTATCATTATGCCGGTCTGGATGTTAGTGTATTGTTCCAGGGCGCTCTTGGCGGCTCTTTATTGGTGAATGGATCAGGTATTTTCCCCTTTTCAAGATTTGCGGGTGTCCTGGCCGAGGTCAAGGATAACCATTGGGTACCGTCGAACCCGGATGGCAATTATAAGTATCCGCGCCTGTCTTCACAAGACAATACCAATAACCAGGCAAATTCCACCTTCTGGATCTTTTCCAGCGATTACCTGCGCTTAAAAACAGTAGAAATAGGGTACAGCATTCCTAAATACTGGCTTACCAAAATAGGGTTCAATAATGTCAGGGTATTTGTAAACGGTATTAACCTTGTTACCTGGGATAAACTGAAAATTTTTGACCCGGAAATTGCCAATAGTGGTACGGGTACTTATCCGCAGCAACGGGTAATTAATACAGGTCTTAATTTTTCTTTTTAA